A region of Osmerus eperlanus chromosome 9, fOsmEpe2.1, whole genome shotgun sequence DNA encodes the following proteins:
- the ndufaf1 gene encoding complex I intermediate-associated protein 30, mitochondrial isoform X1, which yields MNLASKPIEISMFRPEIHVSKAKSRTPNMSLSRTTLCSGKLLRPLWQQSLLAPSAPRMTVAWRTIWKGEYRRPGQPTDKSLPWKYFKFDFAKGMEGIWKHFSLLKEEFLAPIKGPQGQPLAEHMLEQTRVIWEFRGPESLEKWTVSSDREMGGRSEAYLNLGRNNTTGLLYGTLCTNPPRDGETRYSGYCSLRSQQPKGSFDRIKHLDWTNFNTLHLRIRGDGRPWMINITTEMYFSHMKNDIYSYFLYTRGGPYWQDVKIPFSKFFLSNHGRIQDDQSCIWLDKVNTIGFTLGDKVDGPFQLEIDFIGACNDKAHTEEFAYELYKRNPEV from the exons ATGAATCTAGCTTCAAAACCAATCGAAATATCAATGTTCCGACCTGAAATCCATGTATCAAAGGCAA AATCCAGGACGCCAAacatgtctttgtcaaggaCCACATTGTGTTCAGGGAAGCTGCTGAGGCCTCTCTGGCAGCAGAGCCTCTTGGCACCCTCTGCTCCTCGTATGACTGTGGCATGGAGGACTATCTGGAAGGGAGAGTACAGACGGCCAGGCCAGCCCACAGACAAAAGCCTACCATGGAAATATTTCAAATTCGACTTTGCTAAAGGCATGGAGGGGATATGGAAGCATTTCTCCCTGCTGAAGGAGGAGTTTCTGGCTCCCATAAAAGGCCCCCAGGGCCAGCCGCTGGCGGAGCACATGCTGGAGCAGACCAGAGTGATCTGGGAGTTCAGAGGACCGGAGTCTCTGGAGAAGTGGACCGTCTCCTCTGACCGGGAGATGGGTGGACGGAGTGAGGCTTATCTGAATCTGGGGAGGAACAACACCACAGGCCTGCTGTACGGAACACTCTGCACCAACCCTCCGAGGGACGGGGAGACTCGCTACAGCGGCTACTGCTCCTTACGCTCCCAGCAACCAAAG GGTTCATTTGATAGGATAAAGCACCTTGACTGGACGAACTTCAACACCCTACACTTGCGTATTCGTGGAGATGGACGTCCATGGATGATAAACATTACAACCGAAATGTATTTCTCTCACATGAAGAATGACATATACAGTTACTTTCTGTACACCAGAGGTGGACCTTACTGGCAAGATGTCAAG ATCCCATTCTCGAAATTCTTCCTTTCAAATCACGGAAGGATACAAGACGACCAGTCTTGTATCTGGTTGGACAAG GTTAACACTATTGGATTCACGCTGGGTGATAAAGTGGATGGTCCATTTCAGTTGGAGATTGACTTTATTGGTGCATGTAATGATAAAGCTCACACAGAAGAGTTTGCATACGAACTGTACAAGAGAAACCCAGAGGTCTGA
- the ndufaf1 gene encoding complex I intermediate-associated protein 30, mitochondrial isoform X2 — MSLSRTTLCSGKLLRPLWQQSLLAPSAPRMTVAWRTIWKGEYRRPGQPTDKSLPWKYFKFDFAKGMEGIWKHFSLLKEEFLAPIKGPQGQPLAEHMLEQTRVIWEFRGPESLEKWTVSSDREMGGRSEAYLNLGRNNTTGLLYGTLCTNPPRDGETRYSGYCSLRSQQPKGSFDRIKHLDWTNFNTLHLRIRGDGRPWMINITTEMYFSHMKNDIYSYFLYTRGGPYWQDVKIPFSKFFLSNHGRIQDDQSCIWLDKVNTIGFTLGDKVDGPFQLEIDFIGACNDKAHTEEFAYELYKRNPEV; from the exons atgtctttgtcaaggaCCACATTGTGTTCAGGGAAGCTGCTGAGGCCTCTCTGGCAGCAGAGCCTCTTGGCACCCTCTGCTCCTCGTATGACTGTGGCATGGAGGACTATCTGGAAGGGAGAGTACAGACGGCCAGGCCAGCCCACAGACAAAAGCCTACCATGGAAATATTTCAAATTCGACTTTGCTAAAGGCATGGAGGGGATATGGAAGCATTTCTCCCTGCTGAAGGAGGAGTTTCTGGCTCCCATAAAAGGCCCCCAGGGCCAGCCGCTGGCGGAGCACATGCTGGAGCAGACCAGAGTGATCTGGGAGTTCAGAGGACCGGAGTCTCTGGAGAAGTGGACCGTCTCCTCTGACCGGGAGATGGGTGGACGGAGTGAGGCTTATCTGAATCTGGGGAGGAACAACACCACAGGCCTGCTGTACGGAACACTCTGCACCAACCCTCCGAGGGACGGGGAGACTCGCTACAGCGGCTACTGCTCCTTACGCTCCCAGCAACCAAAG GGTTCATTTGATAGGATAAAGCACCTTGACTGGACGAACTTCAACACCCTACACTTGCGTATTCGTGGAGATGGACGTCCATGGATGATAAACATTACAACCGAAATGTATTTCTCTCACATGAAGAATGACATATACAGTTACTTTCTGTACACCAGAGGTGGACCTTACTGGCAAGATGTCAAG ATCCCATTCTCGAAATTCTTCCTTTCAAATCACGGAAGGATACAAGACGACCAGTCTTGTATCTGGTTGGACAAG GTTAACACTATTGGATTCACGCTGGGTGATAAAGTGGATGGTCCATTTCAGTTGGAGATTGACTTTATTGGTGCATGTAATGATAAAGCTCACACAGAAGAGTTTGCATACGAACTGTACAAGAGAAACCCAGAGGTCTGA